The following proteins are encoded in a genomic region of Necator americanus strain Aroian chromosome II, whole genome shotgun sequence:
- a CDS encoding hypothetical protein (NECATOR_CHRII.G7943.T2), which produces MQQSPKDKRQMSNPEICCAWATEPSSEPPFHERINTASLLLNSHYGIGSESGMNVKGVAYASIALSISATMMVLLLASRLSTKLDEISGEMEQDMNEFREMEKKATFHVRVSRAAWRPTYRRYRQASGECQCRSDNSCPPGPSGQPGQRGEDGSPGTPGPRGAPGLPGNFPAITTDPRGQCRYRGAIMTSCPNGPPGPPGPPGQAGLPGVGGPNGSPGESGSLSSQGPPGEAGVAGEAGRPGQPGMPGDRGENGTQGSKGPNGPPGQPGPPGENGAPGIPGAPGNEPKAAVPGPTGPPGQPGEAGMPGTPGTPGQPGGPGKDAHYCPCPRRARARVGRKKKV; this is translated from the exons CGTATAAATACGGCCAGTTTACTTCTCAATTCACACTACGGCATCGGTTCCGAATCAG GAATGAACGTAAAAGGTGTAGCTTACGCATCGATTGCGCTCTCCATCAGCGCCACAATGATGGTGCTACTATTGGCGTCGAGGTTATCAACGAAACTTGACGAGATTTCCGGAGAAATGGAACAGGATATGAACGAATTcagagaaatggagaaaaaagcaac ATTCCACGTTCGTGTTAGCCGTGCCGCATGGAGACCCACGTACCGTCGATATCGTCAAGCAAGCGGTGAATGTCAGTGTCGGTCAGACAACAGCTGTCCACCTGGTCCATCTGGCCAACCAGGCCAACGCGGCGAAGATGGTTCTCCTGGTACGCCCGGACCACGTGGAGCACCAGGATTACCAGGAAACTTCCCCGCAATCACGACGGATCCACGTGGACAGTGCAGGTACCGAGGTGCAATCATGAC ATCGTGTCCGAACGGGCCGCCTGGACCGCCTGGACCACCAGGACAAGCCGGACTTCCTGGTGTTGGTGGACCAAACGGTAGCCCTGGAGAATCTGGCAGCCTCAGCTCACAAGGACCACCAG GAGAGGCGGGAGTAGCAGGAGAAGCTGGTCGTCCAGGACAACCAGGAATGCCCGGCGATCGTGGAGAGAATGGAACACAGGGCAGCAAAGGACCAAACGGGCCACCAGGTCAACCAGGACCTCCCGGAGAAAATGGTGCTCCTGGCATACCGGGAGCGCCTGGAAATGAACCGAAGGCTGCTGTTCCTGGCCCAACTGGGCCTCCAGGACAACCTGGTGAAGCTGGAATGCCTGGTACTCCCGGCACTCCTGGTCAACCTGGAGGTCCCGGAAAGGACGCGCACTACTGTCCTTGTCCACGTCGTGCACGAGCTCGAGTCggtagaaagaagaaggtcTAA
- a CDS encoding hypothetical protein (NECATOR_CHRII.G7943.T3) — translation MQQSPKDKRQMSNPEICCAWATEPSSEPPFHERINTASLLLNSHYGIGSESGMNVKGVAYASIALSISATMMVLLLASRLSTKLDEISGEMEQDMNEFREMEKKATFHVRVSRAAWRPTYRRYRQASGECQCRSDNSCPPGPSGQPGQRGEDGSPGTPGPRGAPGLPGNFPAITTDPRGQCRSCPNGPPGPPGPPGQAGLPGVGGPNGSPGESGSLSSQGPPGEAGVAGEAGRPGQPGMPGDRGENGTQGSKGPNGPPGQPGPPGENGAPGIPGAPGNEPKAAVPGPTGPPGQPGEAGMPGTPGTPGQPGGPGKDAHYCPCPRRARARVGRKKKV, via the exons CGTATAAATACGGCCAGTTTACTTCTCAATTCACACTACGGCATCGGTTCCGAATCAG GAATGAACGTAAAAGGTGTAGCTTACGCATCGATTGCGCTCTCCATCAGCGCCACAATGATGGTGCTACTATTGGCGTCGAGGTTATCAACGAAACTTGACGAGATTTCCGGAGAAATGGAACAGGATATGAACGAATTcagagaaatggagaaaaaagcaac ATTCCACGTTCGTGTTAGCCGTGCCGCATGGAGACCCACGTACCGTCGATATCGTCAAGCAAGCGGTGAATGTCAGTGTCGGTCAGACAACAGCTGTCCACCTGGTCCATCTGGCCAACCAGGCCAACGCGGCGAAGATGGTTCTCCTGGTACGCCCGGACCACGTGGAGCACCAGGATTACCAGGAAACTTCCCCGCAATCACGACGGATCCACGTGGACAGTGCAG ATCGTGTCCGAACGGGCCGCCTGGACCGCCTGGACCACCAGGACAAGCCGGACTTCCTGGTGTTGGTGGACCAAACGGTAGCCCTGGAGAATCTGGCAGCCTCAGCTCACAAGGACCACCAG GAGAGGCGGGAGTAGCAGGAGAAGCTGGTCGTCCAGGACAACCAGGAATGCCCGGCGATCGTGGAGAGAATGGAACACAGGGCAGCAAAGGACCAAACGGGCCACCAGGTCAACCAGGACCTCCCGGAGAAAATGGTGCTCCTGGCATACCGGGAGCGCCTGGAAATGAACCGAAGGCTGCTGTTCCTGGCCCAACTGGGCCTCCAGGACAACCTGGTGAAGCTGGAATGCCTGGTACTCCCGGCACTCCTGGTCAACCTGGAGGTCCCGGAAAGGACGCGCACTACTGTCCTTGTCCACGTCGTGCACGAGCTCGAGTCggtagaaagaagaaggtcTAA
- a CDS encoding hypothetical protein (NECATOR_CHRII.G7943.T1) — translation MNVKGVAYASIALSISATMMVLLLASRLSTKLDEISGEMEQDMNEFREMEKKATFHVRVSRAAWRPTYRRYRQASGECQCRSDNSCPPGPSGQPGQRGEDGSPGTPGPRGAPGLPGNFPAITTDPRGQCRSCPNGPPGPPGPPGQAGLPGVGGPNGSPGESGSLSSQGPPGEAGVAGEAGRPGQPGMPGDRGENGTQGSKGPNGPPGQPGPPGENGAPGIPGAPGNEPKAAVPGPTGPPGQPGEAGMPGTPGTPGQPGGPGKDAHYCPCPRRARARVGRKKKV, via the exons ATGAACGTAAAAGGTGTAGCTTACGCATCGATTGCGCTCTCCATCAGCGCCACAATGATGGTGCTACTATTGGCGTCGAGGTTATCAACGAAACTTGACGAGATTTCCGGAGAAATGGAACAGGATATGAACGAATTcagagaaatggagaaaaaagcaac ATTCCACGTTCGTGTTAGCCGTGCCGCATGGAGACCCACGTACCGTCGATATCGTCAAGCAAGCGGTGAATGTCAGTGTCGGTCAGACAACAGCTGTCCACCTGGTCCATCTGGCCAACCAGGCCAACGCGGCGAAGATGGTTCTCCTGGTACGCCCGGACCACGTGGAGCACCAGGATTACCAGGAAACTTCCCCGCAATCACGACGGATCCACGTGGACAGTGCAG ATCGTGTCCGAACGGGCCGCCTGGACCGCCTGGACCACCAGGACAAGCCGGACTTCCTGGTGTTGGTGGACCAAACGGTAGCCCTGGAGAATCTGGCAGCCTCAGCTCACAAGGACCACCAG GAGAGGCGGGAGTAGCAGGAGAAGCTGGTCGTCCAGGACAACCAGGAATGCCCGGCGATCGTGGAGAGAATGGAACACAGGGCAGCAAAGGACCAAACGGGCCACCAGGTCAACCAGGACCTCCCGGAGAAAATGGTGCTCCTGGCATACCGGGAGCGCCTGGAAATGAACCGAAGGCTGCTGTTCCTGGCCCAACTGGGCCTCCAGGACAACCTGGTGAAGCTGGAATGCCTGGTACTCCCGGCACTCCTGGTCAACCTGGAGGTCCCGGAAAGGACGCGCACTACTGTCCTTGTCCACGTCGTGCACGAGCTCGAGTCggtagaaagaagaaggtcTAA